One genomic region from Lycorma delicatula isolate Av1 chromosome 9, ASM4794821v1, whole genome shotgun sequence encodes:
- the drosha gene encoding ribonuclease 3 drosha yields the protein MAGWHQQQFMNRQCNQYKVNDGGGGYQIYNNNGPQNHFQNSLNKPNQNVGVPNEYNNDHSIPSSAQTQRNTSYGSFNSQVVNNVCSFDNSCQNYNHHRQYSNSASQVSVMYNGNVVPSEPQANTSYYSSVNYSDFDNISECNIQSGLHSDSYYNYSSNYPNLTNINSNQQILPEECGNVKNSLQTHNVQLKQEPLGMDQSYSYTNRLAENVAYDVPQKKSVYEDEVTAFLQKNSKYLDKINVDSVQKSYNRNNSIKNLKSVVVKPGTSKLNSLNSCTSFENRQMSLGIITEVSSPDHQLPKSCESIVCDNNSNINHKKKIISSSSIVPSLFVPTLKENSLGSNNESSLWDEKIIVDNSVHSPERKYLHMIDSRSKSKSPVSEFLDKISRKNKKSVRSRSRSSSRYSTDSRSRSSSREQNSSSPERRSRGRNIRSFSRSPTRSISRKRSLSPGRHSRSRVCSRSPEPHILDSSQHDYRVHSQSPSRKYLKSCTLSPKHSSSCSRSPSLLRSQSKPCSRPSFRGRNNSFNRNGSDRLCRSLNSCNVPLQPLSDSNRKQKIVEDFSGKGKQYTEREALLLKYRKDYCSDVYEMRHKLNELSKLNVEELMKKETQFWTRMSPADLYYIPTENSNILEGTSKLESLCNEFEEVLVKRAERIRTTQPKYEPPIRKKKMKFAKHKSEHCGSSSSDSDCESSSDEEDCTMEELERKRSHPFRLHTELWFNDVGEMNDGPLCRCSAKARRSGIRHNIYAGELNLPKCDVNTNNASNLYHYRITISPPTNFLIKTPTIIPHDDHEFIFEGFSMFSHIKLDKLPVCKVIRFNIEYTILYFEEKMPENFTIRELDLFYEYLFKEILELVDLDFKAGGDKSRCAQFHFMPRFVRELPDNGKEILSMNEVLVYLLKNSDDLIKSEELEQIQVMPQYEWQKQVDLVKGMVVTLPGIKPCSLRVDQLDRDRVEGKTSLFPEIVHFGIRPPQLSYAGNPEYQKAWREYVKFRHLLANMPKPSFEDKRKLEVKENKLQEMRTQSKMKRDVTVTVNSEGFKKTGIMCDIVQHAMLIPVLVSHLRFHCSLGVLEEMINYKFENRFLLQLALTHPSYRENFGTNPDHARNSLTNCGIRQPEYGDRRIHYMNTRKRGINTLINIMSRFGKKTETESNITHNERLEFLGDAVVEFITSIHLFHMFPDLEEGGLATYRAAIVQNQHLAVLAKTLKLDEFMLYAHGSDLCHDLELRHAMANCFEALMGALFLDGGIEVADKVFGETLFKTDSELLEVWVNYPPHPLQEQEPLGDRKWIPRFELLKKLTEFEESIGIEFTHIRLLARAFTDRSIGYTNLTLGSNQRLEFLGDTVLQLIASEYLYKYFPEHHEGHLSLLRSSLVNNRTQAVVCNDLGMTKYALYHNPKAELKTKDRADLLEAFLGALYVDKGLVYCEVFCNVCFFPRLQTFIMRQDWNDPKSKLQQCCLTLRTMEGGEPEIPIYKVIECMGPTNTRIYTVAVYFKGQRLAEASGHSIQQAEMNAAKKALQRSQGLFPQLDHQKRVIAKSLKSQHTPRQEINNHQRSGKKPFYFNKTYQNNFVRKDNAQMKINSRCTKNDRNNCFKKPLMLHKKVPI from the coding sequence ATGGCCGGATGGCATCAGCAACAGTTTATGAACAGGCAGTGTAATCAATATAAAGTTAATGATGGTGGAGGTGGGTatcaaatttataacaataatggtCCACAGAACCATTTTCAAAATAGTCTTAATAAACCTAATCAAAATGTAGGTGTACCTAATGAATACAATAATGATCATTCTATTCCTTCATCTGCACAAACTCAACGAAACACTTCATATGGCAGTTTTAACTCCCAAGTTGTAAATAATGTTTGCAGTTTTGATAATTCTTGTCAGAACTACAATCATCATAGGCAGTATTCAAATTCTGCATCGCAAGTTTCTGTGATGTATAATGGTAATGTGGTACCTTCAGAGCCACAGGCTAATACCTCCTACTACAGTTCTGTTAATTAttcagattttgataatataagTGAATGTAATATACAATCTGGTCTACATTCTGACAGTTATTACAACTATTCATCTAATTACccaaatttaactaatattaattcaaatcaaCAGATTTTACCAGAAGAATGTGGAAATGTGAAAAACAGCTTGCAAACACATAATGTACAATTAAAGCAAGAACCATTAGGAATGGATCAGTCTTATTCTTATACAAATAGGCTTGCTGAAAATGTAGCTTATGATGttccacaaaaaaaatcagtatatgaAGATGAAGTAACagcatttcttcaaaaaaattctaagtacttggataaaattaatgtagattCTGTACAAAAgagttataatagaaataatagtattaagaatttaaaaagtgtCGTAGTAAAACCTGGTACTTCTAAATTAAACTCATTAAATTCATGCACATCATTTGAAAATAGACAAATGTCGCTGGGGATTATAACAGAAGTTTCAAGTCCTGACCACCAATTACCCAAATCATGTGAAAGTATTGTATGTGATAATAATTcaaacataaatcataaaaaaaaaattatttcatcttcaagCATTGTACCAAGTTTGTTTGTACCTACTTTAAAAGAGAATAGCTTAGGGAGTAATAATGAATCATCTTTGTgggatgaaaaaattattgttgataatTCAGTACACAGCCCAGAAAGGAAATATCTTCACATGATTGATAGCCGATCTAAGTCAAAAAGTCCAGTTAgtgaatttttagataaaataagcagaaagaataaaaaaagtgtaagatCTCGTTCTAGAAGTTCTAGCAGGTATAGTACTGACAGTAGGTCAAGATCTTCTAGTCGTGAACAAAATTCTAGCAGTCCAGAAAGAAGATCTAGAGGTAGAAATATTAGATCATTTTCGAGAAGCCCTACTAGATCAATATCTAGGAAAAGATCACTTAGTCCAGGGAGACACAGTAGGAGTAGAGTCTGCTCAAGATCACCAGAGCCACATATTTTAGATTCTAGTCAACATGATTATAGAGTCCATTCACAAAGCCCatcaaggaaatatttaaaaagttgtacTTTGTCTCCTAAACATAGTAGTAGCTGTAGCAGGAGCCCAAGTCTATTGAGAAGTCAAAGCAAACCATGTTCAAGGCCATCATTTCGAGGtcgaaataattcatttaatagaaaTGGTTCTGATCGTTTATGCCGGTCATTGAATAGCTGTAATGTACCTTTGCAACCTTTAAGTGATAGTAATAGAAAGCAGAAAATTGTTGAAGATTTCTCTGGGAAAGGAAAGCAATATACTGAACGTgaagcattattattaaaatataggaaAGATTACTGTTCTGATGTATATGAAATGAGACATAAGTTAaatgaattatcaaaattaaatgttgaagaattaatgaagaaagaaactcAATTTTGGACAAGGATGAGTCCTGCTGATTTGTATTATATACctactgaaaattcaaatattcttgAAGGTACTTCTAAACTTGAATCTTTATGTAATGAATTTGAAGAGGTTTTGGTTAAAAGAGCTGAGAGAATACGTACAACTCAACCAAAATATGAGCCTcctattagaaaaaagaaaatgaaatttgccAAACATAAAAGTGAACATTGTGGAAGCAGCAGTAGTGATTCTGATTGTGAAAGCAGTTCAGATGAAGAAGATTGTACAATGGAAGAATTGGAGCGTAAACGAAGCCATCCATTCCGTTTGCACACTGAACTTTGGTTTAATGATGTTGGTGAAATGAATGATGGACCTTTATGTCGTTGCAGTGCAAAAGCACGTCGATCTGGAATACGCCATAATATCTATGCTGGTGAATTAAATTTGCCAAAGTGTGACGTAAATACAAATAATGCTAGTAATTTGTATCATTACAGAATAACTATTTCCCCACCAACTAATTTCTTAATCAAAACTCCAACTATAATTCCACATGATGACCATGAATTTATATTTGAAGGTTTTTCCATGTTTTCTCATATAAAACTAGATAAACTACCAGTTTGTAAAGTTATACGCTTTAACATTGAGTATACTAtactttattttgaagaaaaaatgccAGAGAATTTTACAATTAGGGAAttggatttattttatgaatatttatttaaagaaattctagAATTGGTAGATTTGGATTTTAAAGCTGGTGGTGATAAATCACGTTGTGCTCAGTTTCATTTTATGCCAAGATTTGTCAGAGAATTACCAGACAATGGAAAAGAGATATTATCCATGAATGAAGTGTTAGTATATCTTTTAAAGAATTctgatgatttaataaaatctgaagAACTTGAACAAATTCAGGTAATGCCACAATATGAATGGCAGAAGCAAGTTGATTTAGTCAAAGGAATGGTTGTTACATTGCCTGGTATAAAACCTTGTTCACTGAGAGTAGATCAGCTGGATCGTGACAGAGTTGAAGGTAAAACATCATTGTTTCCTGAAATAGTTCATTTTGGTATTCGACCGCCACAGTTAAGTTATGCTGGAAATCCAGAATATCAAAAAGCATGGAGAGAGTATGTAAAATTTAGACATTTACTTGCTAACATGCCAAAACCTTCTTTTGAAGATAAGCGGAAATTAGAAGTAAAGGAAAATAAACTGCAGGAAATGAGAACACAGAGTAAAATGAAACGTGATGTAACAGTAACAGTTAACAGTGAAGGTTTTAAAAAAACAGGTATAATGTGTGATATTGTACAACATGCCATGTTAATACCAGTGTTAGTTTCACATTTAAGATTCCATTGTTCACTTGGTGTGTTAGAAGAAATGATAaactataaatttgaaaatagatttcTTTTACAGCTTGCTCTAACTCATCCATCATATAGAGAAAATTTTGGCACAAATCCAGATCATGCAAGAAATTCATTAACTAACTGTGGAATTCGTCAACCAGAATACGGTGATCGAAGAATACATTATATGAATACTAGGAAACGAGGCATaaacacattaattaatataatgtctaGGTTTGGTAAAAAAACAGAAACTGAATCGAATATAACACACAATGAACGTTTAGAATTTCTTGGTGATGCTGTAGTAGAATTCATTACATCAATTCATTTGTTTCATATGTTCCCTGATTTAGAAGAAGGAGGTTTAGCCACATATCGTGCAGCTATTGTACAAAATCAACATCTGGCAGTTTTAGCAAAAACATTGAAATTAGATGAATTTATGTTATATGCTCATGGTTCTGATTTATGTCACGATTTGGAACTGCGTCATGCAATGGCAAATTGTTTTGAGGCTTTAATGGGTGCATTGTTTCTTGATGGTGGAATTGAGGTTGCTGATAAAGTTTTCGgtgaaactttatttaaaaccGATTCAGAGTTATTAGAAGTTTGGGTTAATTATCCTCCACATCCTTTACAAGAGCAGGAACCTTTAGGTGATCGTAAATGGATACCTCGatttgaattattaaagaaattaactgAATTTGAAGAATCAATTGGAATTGAATTTACACATATTCGTTTACTGGCTAGAGCATTCACAGATAGAAGTATTGGTTATACAAATCTTACCCTTGGTTCTAATCAGAGACTTGAATTTCTTGGCGACACTGTTTTGCAACTTATCGCatcagaatatttatataaatattttcctgaaCATCATGAAGGTCATCTTTCTCTTTTAAGAAGCTCTCTTGTCAATAATCGAACACAAGCTGTTGTTTGTAACGATCTAGGTATGACAAAGTATGCTTTGTATCATAACCCTAAAGCGGAATTAAAAACCAAAGATAGAGCCGATTTACTGGAAGCATTTTTAGGAGCTTTGTACGTCGATAAAGGTTTAGTATATTGTGAagtattttgtaatgtttgtttCTTCCCAAgattacaaacatttataatgaGGCAAGATTGGAATGATCCTAAATCGAAATTACAACAATGTTGTCTTACATTGCGAACTATGGAGGGTGGCGAACCAGAAATTCctatttataaagttatagaGTGCATGGGGCCAACAAACACACGTATTTATACAGTCGCTGTTTATTTCAAAGGACAGCGATTAGCAGAAGCATCTGGTCATAGTATTCAGCAAGCTGAGATGAACGCTGCTAAAAAAGCACTTCAACGATCTCAAGGCTTATTTCCTCAACTTGATCACCAAAAGCGAGTAATAGCAAAGAGTTTAAAGTCACAACATACACCaagacaagaaataaataatcatcaGAGATCAggtaaaaaaccattttattttaacaaaacataccAAAACAATTTCGTTAGAAAAGATAATgctcaaatgaaaataaatagtagaTGTACAAAAAATGATCGAAATAATTGCTTTAAAAAGCCTTTAATGTTGCATAAAAAAGTGCCTATTTAA